The Gemmatimonadota bacterium genome includes the window CCCAGGACAGCCCATCTATTTCGATCACCGCCCCGAGCAACTCGAGGCCGGCGGTCATATTCGCGCGTCGGTCGCCGACGTTGGAGCCCAGCCCCAGGTACGCCCGCGCCGTCGAGGGTGGGTCAGACGCGCCCGTAGCGGTCCTGCACCCTGACGACGTCATCCAACTCGGGCGTGGAGGCCTCCAGAATCTCCACGTCGCTCACCGCTTCCAGGCGGTGCAGCGTTCCCTGAACGAGTCGAATACTCTCCCCGACCTCCAGCCCCACCTCCCGCAACTCGTCCTGCGAACTTCCCACCCACAGCTTCACCCGTCCGCGAAGAAGGTGCAGCGTCTC containing:
- a CDS encoding cupin, with the translated sequence MNPASTPGPFVPERVEKPWGHELIWAVAPGYVGKVLVVRAGHALSLQYHEKKDETLHLLRGRVKLWVGSSQDELREVGLEVGESIRLVQGTLHRLEAVSDVEILEASTPELDDVVRVQDRYGRV